The DNA sequence AGGTGCTCGATGAGTACACCCATGCGGTCATCCCGATGCTGCTACTCGAAGGGGCGAACTCGCCGCTGCAGTTCCGCGAGCCGGTGGGGTACTTGGCACGGCGGGTAGCCGGTGTGCGAGTCAAAGAGCTTGTTGGGCAAGGTCATTTCGCGCATCGTGAGGCCCCTGCGATGTTCGCCGGAGTGTTGCGCGAACTGTTGCTGGGTTAGATCTTGCGGGCGCGCAGTCCGTTGAGAAACGGGCAGCCAGCCAGGATGCGCAGTGCTTGGCTCAGGCCTGCGGTGTCGTTGACGGGTTCGTTGAACGGCAGTCTCACGTCGTGGTCGCCCGCCGCGCCTTCCACACGCAGTTGGATGCCGTAACGGTCGATGCCGAGCAGCCGCACCTCGCCGTGCTGCAGGTTCAGGGGAAGGCGCCGTGCCAGTCGTTCGACCAGATCGCGGTGGTCCTGGTCGATATGTGACAACCAGCCGGCCTCGAGTGCGCAGAAGGGGTCGGGCCGCGCGCCGAGCAGTGCGGAGACGTCAACCGATTCGGCTCCTGTCGAGTCGGCGACGACGACGGACTCGACGCTCAGGCACAGCAGGACCGAGCCGGGCTCTGTGCGCAGCCGCATATCGGTGCGGATATCCAGGAGCGCCGGATTGGGTATCCGGCTGGCGATCACGTCGACGATGCCGCGGGCCTCCCGATCGGAGGCGGCCACCACGTTGCCGCGCACCCAGACCAGTGATCTGACCGGTTCACGCACGGGAAGCGGAGCTTGATCGGTCAGCTCCAGGAGGGCGGGCATCCCGGATTGGCCGGCTGCGACAACGGTGGCGGCGATGGCGCTATCCGAGGGGACCGCGACGGCAAAGGTGCCGTCGTCGAACAGATGGTGCAGCGAGGTTCCGACCACGTCGGCTCCGGCGATGGCGAGAGTTGAGCTCGCGGCCCGTGCGCAAGCCGAACGAACGCGCTCGGCGGTGGTGGGCGGTGCTGCGGTCATGGTGACCCTTCCTGTTCAAACCCTGGAGAACCCGAGGAACTGAGGTAAGCCTAAGTTAACAACGGACCGTGGAGAGTGCAAGGGACACCTGTGCTGTCGCCTGTGTCGGGGGTTCGCCCGGCGGCGGAACGCCTAAGGTTTGAAGTGTGCAGCGCATCACGTATTTAGGGCCGGAAGGCACGTTCTCCGAGGCCGCGCTGACCACGCTGCGGACGACGGGACGGATTCCGGGCGCGCCAGAGGTGGAGCCGGTCTCGGTTGCCAGTGCCCGCGAGGCGTTGGTACAGGTACAGAAGGGGGGCGCGGCCTACGCCTGCGTTCCGATCGAAAGCTCGCTCGAGGGTCCGGTAGTGCCGACTCTGGATACCTTGGCCGTAGGCACTCCCCTGCAGATCTTCGCCGAGACGGTATTGCCGGTGTCGTTCACCATCGCGGTGCGGCCGGGTACGTCCGCGGAGGATGTGAAGACCGTCGCCGGATTCCCGATCGCTGCCGCGCAGGTACGGGAGTGGCTGGCGGCCAATCTGCCCAATGCCGAGCTGATCGCCGCCAACTCAAATGCCGCGGCGGCCGAGGATGTGAAGGCGCTGCGGGCCGACGCGGGCGTATGCACGGAATGGGCCGCGCAGCGACTGGGGCTGGATGTCCTGGCCAGCGGCGTCGTCGATGAAGCCCACGCGCACACGCGCTTCGTGCTGGTGGGGCGACCTGGGCCGCCGCCCGCGGCCACCGGCTCGGATCGCACCTCGGTGGTGCTCGGGCTGGGGAACGTACCCGGTGCACTCGCGTCCGCCATGAACGAGTTCGCGATCCGGGATATCGACCTCACCCGCATCGAGTCCCGACCGACCCGTACTGGCCTGGGTACCTATCGGTTTTTCCTGGACTGTGTCGGCCATATCGACGACGTCGCGGTCGGTGAGGCACTCAAGGGGCTGCATCGTCGTTGTGCGGATGTGCGGTATTTGGGATCGTGGCCGAGAGGAGTCGCGGCGCCTGCCGGTGCCAACCCGCCGGTATTGGACGAGGCGTCGGGATGGCTCGCCGAGACACGCGAAGGGAAGCTGCGATGAGCGGGCGTCTTGTCCTGGTCCGGCACGGGCAGTCGTATGGAAACGTCGAACGCCGGCTGGACACCAAACCACCGGGCGCGGCGCTGACCGAACTCGGACTGCAACAGGCGCGCCTGTTCGCCAAACAGTACGAGGAGCATGCGCCTGCGGTGCTGGTGCATTCGGTGGCGCTGCGCGCCGTCCAGACCGCTACCGAAATCGCGGGACATCTGGGTGTGGAGGCGCTTCAGCTCGACGGTTTGCATGAGGTGCAGGCCGGGGAGTTGGAGGACCACACCGGGCTGGGGTCGTTCGAGATTTTCGACCGTACGTATGAGCGTTGGCATTTCGGTGATTTCGGAACCCGTTTGCCTGGTGGTGAATCCGCGCAAGACGTGTTCGACAGGTATCTGCCTGTGGTTGCCGAGCTCCGGTTGCGGCACTTAGAAAACGACGCGTCGACCGGTGATGTGGTGGTGGTCAGCCATGGGGCGGCAATCCGCTTGGTGGCGGCCACGCTCGCCGGAGTGGACCCGGGCTTCGC is a window from the Mycobacteroides salmoniphilum genome containing:
- the pheA gene encoding prephenate dehydratase, with amino-acid sequence MQRITYLGPEGTFSEAALTTLRTTGRIPGAPEVEPVSVASAREALVQVQKGGAAYACVPIESSLEGPVVPTLDTLAVGTPLQIFAETVLPVSFTIAVRPGTSAEDVKTVAGFPIAAAQVREWLAANLPNAELIAANSNAAAAEDVKALRADAGVCTEWAAQRLGLDVLASGVVDEAHAHTRFVLVGRPGPPPAATGSDRTSVVLGLGNVPGALASAMNEFAIRDIDLTRIESRPTRTGLGTYRFFLDCVGHIDDVAVGEALKGLHRRCADVRYLGSWPRGVAAPAGANPPVLDEASGWLAETREGKLR
- a CDS encoding DUF2470 domain-containing protein, translating into MTAAPPTTAERVRSACARAASSTLAIAGADVVGTSLHHLFDDGTFAVAVPSDSAIAATVVAAGQSGMPALLELTDQAPLPVREPVRSLVWVRGNVVAASDREARGIVDVIASRIPNPALLDIRTDMRLRTEPGSVLLCLSVESVVVADSTGAESVDVSALLGARPDPFCALEAGWLSHIDQDHRDLVERLARRLPLNLQHGEVRLLGIDRYGIQLRVEGAAGDHDVRLPFNEPVNDTAGLSQALRILAGCPFLNGLRARKI
- a CDS encoding histidine phosphatase family protein translates to MSGRLVLVRHGQSYGNVERRLDTKPPGAALTELGLQQARLFAKQYEEHAPAVLVHSVALRAVQTATEIAGHLGVEALQLDGLHEVQAGELEDHTGLGSFEIFDRTYERWHFGDFGTRLPGGESAQDVFDRYLPVVAELRLRHLENDASTGDVVVVSHGAAIRLVAATLAGVDPGFAVNHHLRNAEAVVLAPITDGRWSCVHWGDVAAPFPHQEAASAEELAQSADPMG